The following proteins are co-located in the Pseudomonas antarctica genome:
- a CDS encoding flavohemoglobin expression-modulating QEGLA motif protein gives MDDYQQTIRTLSDRIVLAQTPIRVLDAVKWDENIRQGFLKAKGKALPAVDRDYYLNRPLSFDSSAVKLEFQNIERDITRQLGQFNPVGQIMRRMCKEYRMVVRMLEARGTEDFGLISQELYGAASDAFHAGDPTLADLGLMLSDYLNNIDGRGDLKDEAKTLTAKDAVAMLQTRLNKVFGEAEETIRVFESDGIVADAAAGADYIKIRADAMFNERDVRALEVHEGLVHVGTTLNGQNQPICTFLSKGPPSSTVTQEGLAILMEIITFASYPSRLRKLTNRTRAIHMVEEGADFLQVFEFFREQGFEMAESYGNASRVFRGSTPTGLPFTKDLSYLKGFIMVYNYIQLAVRKGKLEQVPLLFCGKTTLEDMRTLRQLVDEGLVVPPKYLPEQFRDMNALAAWMCFSNFLNHLSLDRIEADYSNIL, from the coding sequence GTGGACGATTACCAGCAGACGATACGCACCTTGTCCGATCGCATAGTGCTGGCGCAAACACCGATTCGCGTGCTCGACGCCGTGAAGTGGGACGAGAACATTCGCCAGGGATTCCTCAAGGCCAAGGGCAAGGCTTTGCCCGCCGTGGACCGCGATTATTACCTGAACCGGCCGCTGTCGTTCGACTCCAGCGCGGTCAAGCTTGAGTTCCAGAACATCGAGCGCGACATCACCCGCCAGCTTGGCCAATTCAACCCGGTCGGGCAGATCATGCGGCGGATGTGCAAGGAGTACCGCATGGTGGTGCGCATGCTCGAAGCGCGCGGCACCGAGGACTTCGGCCTGATCTCCCAGGAACTCTACGGCGCCGCCTCCGATGCCTTCCACGCCGGCGACCCGACCCTGGCTGACCTCGGCCTGATGCTCTCCGACTACCTCAATAACATCGACGGCCGTGGCGACCTCAAGGACGAGGCCAAGACCCTCACCGCCAAAGATGCCGTGGCGATGTTGCAAACCCGCCTGAACAAGGTATTTGGCGAGGCGGAAGAAACCATTCGCGTGTTCGAGTCCGACGGGATCGTCGCCGACGCGGCGGCCGGCGCCGACTACATCAAGATCCGCGCCGACGCGATGTTCAACGAACGTGATGTGCGCGCGCTGGAAGTGCATGAAGGCCTGGTGCACGTCGGCACCACGCTCAATGGCCAAAATCAGCCGATCTGCACGTTCCTGTCCAAGGGGCCGCCGTCTTCCACCGTAACCCAGGAAGGCCTGGCGATTCTGATGGAAATCATCACCTTCGCGTCCTACCCCAGCCGCCTGCGCAAACTGACCAACCGCACCCGCGCCATCCATATGGTGGAGGAGGGCGCTGACTTCCTGCAGGTGTTCGAATTCTTCCGCGAGCAAGGTTTTGAAATGGCCGAAAGCTACGGCAACGCCAGCCGGGTGTTCCGTGGCTCGACGCCGACCGGCCTGCCGTTTACCAAGGATTTGTCCTATCTCAAGGGCTTTATCATGGTCTATAACTACATTCAGCTGGCCGTGCGCAAAGGCAAGCTGGAACAAGTGCCGCTGTTGTTCTGCGGCAAGACCACGCTGGAAGACATGCGTACCTTGCGCCAACTGGTCGATGAAGGCCTGGTGGTGCCGCCCAAGTACCTGCCCGAGCAGTTTCGCGACATGAACGCACTGGCGGCGTGGATGTGTTTCTCCAACTTCCTCAACCACTTGAGCCTGGATCGGATCGAAGCGGATTACTCGAATATCCTTTAG